CCGGGGCGCGTATAGCCGGCGCGACGACTGGCAGACCGTCCAGCGGTGCGGCGGCGGGCAACTGCTCGGCGAGGGACCGCATCTCATCGACCAAGCCCTCCAGATGCTCGGATCGGCCCCGGTGCGCATGTGGTCGGATCTCAAGCGCGTCTCCGCCATGGGCGACGCCGAAGACACCGTTTCTATCATCATGCGCAATCTGGCCGGGCTTACGGTCGATCTCGAAATCTCCGGCGGACGCGTCATTCCCGTTCCCGCCTACACCGTGTCGGGCGAGAAAGGCGAACTGGCCGCTACGGATACGATCATCACCCTCAAATACCTTGATTCCAAACACGCCGCGCCGCGCCGCCGCGCCAGTGTCCGCACGCCGCCCCTGGGGGACTTTGGCTCGCCCGATGACCTCCGGTGGATCGAGGAGGAGATCCCTGTGGCGCCCCAGTCACCGGCAAGCCCAACGCTCATCTGGGAGCACCTCGCCAACACCATCCGCCTCAACAAGCCCTATCCCGTCACGCTCGATCAGGCCGTCGAGGTGATGCGGATCATCACCAGCGTCCGCAAAGACTCGGCGTTCGCCTGACACACCGGCCATGGACAATCGTCCCGGCATGCCCTATTGTGTACCCATGAAACGGTTTGCATGTGTCGTGTCTCTGGTTCTGTGTGCGTTCGTGCGGTCGGTGGCGCAGGCCGCATCCGGGGCCGATGTATTCGGCCTGCCCATCATTCAGGATCGCTTTTCAGCCATCAAGCGGGACCTGATGGCTGCCGTGCTGGCGCAGGATTACGGCGCGATGGAAGACGCCTGCCGCGCGGGTCGGGCACTCCTTCCGGCCGACCCGAACTTTGCCTACAACCTCGCCTGCGCGCTCGCCCGGCAGGGCAAAGCCGACGCCGCATTCGAGATGCTGCGCGAGGCGGTTGCGCTCGGCTTTCGCAACGCCGATCACATCCGGCGGGATGCCGATCTTGCCTCGCTCCACTCCAGCCCCGCCTTCGCCGCCGTGCTCAAGCAGGCCGAGCCAACCCCGTCCGCCGACGCCCCCCACGGCCTGTACGATGCGACGCCCACCCCGGTCAGACCGGGCGGCATCGCGTGGGTCTCGTCCACCAACACCGTCTGGGATTTTGACGCGGCCCTGTTCCGATCGGTCTTCGTGCTGTCGGCCGACAGCCCGCGCCTCGCCCCCGCCGATGCCGACGCCTACCGGGGCCCCGTTCAACCGCTTCTCGCCGGTTGGCTTCGGGAGGGCCGTGCCGCCGGCAACGTCGGCGATTTGTATGACAATCGTGACGACGGCCATTCGGCGCTCAAGGTCGCCGACTTCCCCGGACTCGCGCGCATCGTCTATGGACCGGAGGCCGCCAGCGCCTCAAATCGTCCGTATTACGGCGCCGCCCAGTTCATCTACAACCTGCCGACCTTCGGAAATTCCTCCACGGCGCTCACACAGGGTCCGTTCTGGCGCTGTCAGGCGCGGATGCTCGTCTGCAACCCGCTTCGCGTCGGAGGGCTGTTCAATCTCTATGTCTCCAACCACAGCTACGTCTATCCCTCCCACCAGGATTACCAGGCTGCTCAGGGCGATGTCTTTCCCTTTAATACGCCGTATTTCATTGTCTCCAAAGGCTCGTCCGGTTCCGACCAGCCATTCCTGCGCGCCCTTGCCGCCACGCTGGCGGCGTTCAGCCCCGAAACCAAGCGGATCCTCGTGCAGAACCGGCTCCTCGCGCCCACAGTTCAAATGATCCTTCGCGCCACGCAGCGTCCGGTCACCCATCCGGACGCCTACTACACCGGCGTTGCGCACCCCGCAGTGTTCGCGGGCACGAATCTGAACGTGGACGCGATGGTCCGGCTCGCCAATGGTTTGACGAGCAACACGATCCCGCCGTTGGTCACGCTTCGGGTGCTGCAGGAGCGGCAGCCGGTTTACGGCCGCGATTTCTTCGACGGTTTCCCCGCCGCCGGTCTCTACGATTCTCCGGCCTGCATCGCCCGCGTCTTCCGCGGGGTCGGCTGGTCGCACTCCCTCACCGTCGCCGCCAGCGCTGCGGCCCTGCCGGGCGCGACCAATCTGACCTGGCGCTGGGTCCTCCTGCAGGGAGACCCCGCCAAGGTCACCATCCGGACGCTCGACCCGGCGGGGCAGGTCGCCGCGATCACCGTCGCCTACCACGAACCGGGATTCCCCAGCGCCGCCGACCCATCACTCGCCGCCAGCCGCGTCGACATCGCCGCCTTCGCCCACAACGGCGCGCACCCGTCCGCGCCCGCATTCCTCTCGTTCTATTTTCTGAACAACGAAACCCGCGTCTACAGCGCCGATCACCGTATCCTCTCCGTAGATTACGCTGCGACCAGCACGCGCTACGTCGACCCCGTCCTCTCTTACCGCCGCGACTGGAAGGATGTCTACCGCTATAATGGAAAGAACCAGTTGACGGGCTGGGACCGGAGTCGCGGCCTGATCCTGGAGTCCTTCACTGCGGACGGACTCCGCGTCGAGACCCGCGATGCGCTCGGCCGGCCTCAAACCGCCCGCGCCGTTCGCTATTTGCCCCGCACCCCGGTCAATGAGAAAACCCTGCCAGACCTGGTTCAAGTGAACGATGATCGGACGTTTACATACACCTACTCATCGTTCGATGACGCCATCGGACGCCCTGTGGCGAACGACTAAAAACCTGTTCGACGAGTGTGTCCAACACGATCATGATTGGGCGCCCTTTCTTGAGAGGTAGTCTGACGTTGTGAACAGGGCACATACAATCAAGCGACATCAGGCGGAAACCCGACGTGATAACGTTGTTCCCGGCACACCGGCAGAGCGCATCGTCTTTTCTGCGCATCGTCTTTTCTGTTTCCGTCTTGCGTCAGCCGTGCTATAGTACCCACTTTTTACAGGGGAGCACTCTATGCATAGCTATCGCACGCACACCTGCAACGCCCTGCGCGAGACCCACGCGGGACTGAGCGTCAGACTGTCAGGATGGGTCTTCCGAAAGCGCGACCATGGCGGAATTCTGTTCATCGACCTGCGCGACCATTACGGGGTGACGCAAATTGTGGTTCACCCCAGCCGGACGTTCTTTGACGAGCTAGCCAAGCTGCGTCTGGAGAGCGTGATCATCGTCGATGGAATCGTGACGCGGCGCGAGCCGTCGACCGTCAACCCCGACCTGCCGAGCGGCGAGGTCGAGGTGGTGGCCGACGCCTGCACCGTCGAATCGGCCGCCGAGCAAACCCCCATCTATCTGGCCGGGGACGAGGATTGCGCCGAGGAATTGCGGTTGAAGTACCGGTTTCTCGACCTGCGCCGGGAGTCGCTCCACGCCAACATCGTGCTTCGCTCACGGGTGATCGCGCACCTGCGCCGGATGATGACGGACAAGGGCTTCAACGAATACCAGACGCCGATCCTCACGTGCAGCTCGCCCGAAGGCGCGCGTGACTACCTGGTGCCGAGCCGCGTCCACCCGGGAAAGTTCTACGCCCTGCCGCAGGCCCCGCAGCTCTTCAAGCAACTCCTCATGGTTGCCGGATTCGACCGCTACTTTCAGATCGCGCCGTGCTTCCGAGACGAGGACGCGCGCGCTGATCGCTCGCCGGGCGAGTTCTACCAGCTCGACATGGAAATGTCGTATGTCACTCAGGACGACATTTTCGCCGTGGTCGAGGATGTCCTCCACAGCACCTTCACCACCTTTTCCAAGAAACGGGTTGACGCGACGCCCTGGCGGCGCATCCCGTACCGCGAGGCGATGCTCAAGTACGGCAGTGACAAGCCCGACCTGCGCATCCCCATTGAGATGGTTGATGTCTCGGCGATCTTTTTGAATTCCGGGTTCAACGCCTTTGCTGCGGCCGTGAAGGGCGGTGCGGTCGTTCGGGCCATACCGGTGAAGGGGATCAAGGACAAGCCCCGCAGCTTCTTCGACAAGCTGCTCGAACACGCCAAGGGTATCGGATCCAAGGGGCTGGCCTATCTGATCTGGGACGGCGACGCGGTCAAGGGGCCGATCCAGAAGTTTCTCACGCCCGCCGAGCTGGCGGCGCTGGCGGCGGCGGGGGGCATGGCGGACGGCGACGTGACATTCTTCGTGTGCGATGAGCCGGAGAAGGCAGCGAAGATCGGCGGCGATATTCGAGCCAAGCTCGGACGCGACCTCGGCCTGATCGATCCCAACGTCTTCAATTTCTGCTGGATCGTCGATTTCCCGATGTTCGAGAAAGACCCCGAGACCGGTGCGACGGCGTTTTCGCATAACCCGTTCTCGATGCCGCAGGGCGGGATGGAGGCTCTGGAAAACCGTAATCCGCTCGATATCCTCGCCTACCAGTACGACGTGGTGTGCAACGGCATTGAGCTTTCCAGCGGCGCGATCCGCAACCACCGTCCCGACATCATGTACCAGGCATTCGCGATCGCGGGGTACGGCCCCGAGGTCGTGGAGAGCAAATTCGGGTGCCTGCTCAATGCCTTCAAGTATGGCGCCCCTCCCCATGGCGGCATTGCCCCCGGCGTGGACCGCATGGTGATGCTGCTGGCCGGCGCGGACAACATCCGCGAGGTCATCGCGTTTCCGATGAACCAGAAGGCACAGGATCTGATGATGAACGCGCCGTCGGACGTGACGGAGAAGCAGCTCCGCGAGCTGCACATCCGGCTTCGCGGGCAGAAGCCGCAGGAGGCGTGACGGAGGGGTTACGGAGGGGGCGGCGTGAACGAACGGGATGCTTTGATCGCGTTAAACCGGGTTTCAGGGATCGGCTCGGTGACCGTGAAACGGATGCAAGAGGCGTTCGGGTCGGTCGCTGCCATCTTTGACGCCTCGGAAAACGACCTCTCTCGGGTGTACGGAATCGGCGCCGACCGCGCGGCTTTTTTTTACCGCGAATTCCGAACGGCTCGGTGCGACGACGAGTTGGCGCGCGCCGAGCGGCTGAATGTCAAGCTGGTCACGTGGGCCGATGCGGCGTATCCTGCGGTCCTGAAAGAAATTGCCGATCCGTCGCTGGTGCTGTACGTGGCAGGCGACCCCGCCGCGCTCTCGGGAACGGGCGTGGCGGTGATCGGCACGCGCCAGGCGACGGTTTACGGACGGGAGACTGCGCGGCGGTTCGGCTTCCAGCTTGCGGCTGCGGGTTACGTGGTGGTCAGCGGGTTGGCGCGGGGGATCGACACCGAGGCGCACAACGGCGCGCTCCAGGCCAAAGGGCTGACGGTGGCGGTTCTGGGGGGGGCGCTTGATCGCATTTTTCCCGCTGAGAACGAAGGGCTGGCGCGGGAGATCGTTGCGGCGGGCGGCGCGTTGGTGAGCGAGTATCCGTTTGGACGCCAGCCCGATCGGCAGACGTTCCCGATGCGCAATCGCATCGTCAGCGGGCTGAGCCGCGGGGTGGTTGTGGTCGAAGCGCCACTGAACAGCGGCACGATGATTACCGTCGGCCAGGCGCTCGACCAGAACCGGTCGGTGATGGCGGTGCCCGGGCGGGTGGATTCGCCCCAGGCAGCGGGCTGTCATCGGCTGTTGCGCGAGGGTGCGCGGCTGGTGACATGCGCCGACGACGTGGCCGATG
This window of the Lentisphaerota bacterium genome carries:
- the aspS gene encoding aspartate--tRNA ligase, whose amino-acid sequence is MHSYRTHTCNALRETHAGLSVRLSGWVFRKRDHGGILFIDLRDHYGVTQIVVHPSRTFFDELAKLRLESVIIVDGIVTRREPSTVNPDLPSGEVEVVADACTVESAAEQTPIYLAGDEDCAEELRLKYRFLDLRRESLHANIVLRSRVIAHLRRMMTDKGFNEYQTPILTCSSPEGARDYLVPSRVHPGKFYALPQAPQLFKQLLMVAGFDRYFQIAPCFRDEDARADRSPGEFYQLDMEMSYVTQDDIFAVVEDVLHSTFTTFSKKRVDATPWRRIPYREAMLKYGSDKPDLRIPIEMVDVSAIFLNSGFNAFAAAVKGGAVVRAIPVKGIKDKPRSFFDKLLEHAKGIGSKGLAYLIWDGDAVKGPIQKFLTPAELAALAAAGGMADGDVTFFVCDEPEKAAKIGGDIRAKLGRDLGLIDPNVFNFCWIVDFPMFEKDPETGATAFSHNPFSMPQGGMEALENRNPLDILAYQYDVVCNGIELSSGAIRNHRPDIMYQAFAIAGYGPEVVESKFGCLLNAFKYGAPPHGGIAPGVDRMVMLLAGADNIREVIAFPMNQKAQDLMMNAPSDVTEKQLRELHIRLRGQKPQEA
- the dprA gene encoding DNA-protecting protein DprA, which codes for MNERDALIALNRVSGIGSVTVKRMQEAFGSVAAIFDASENDLSRVYGIGADRAAFFYREFRTARCDDELARAERLNVKLVTWADAAYPAVLKEIADPSLVLYVAGDPAALSGTGVAVIGTRQATVYGRETARRFGFQLAAAGYVVVSGLARGIDTEAHNGALQAKGLTVAVLGGALDRIFPAENEGLAREIVAAGGALVSEYPFGRQPDRQTFPMRNRIVSGLSRGVVVVEAPLNSGTMITVGQALDQNRSVMAVPGRVDSPQAAGCHRLLREGARLVTCADDVADELQELLPRSARRNAEAATLPRPGAPPDEARTPQPVLTDDERHVIGLLDEERHVDFLIRSSGLSASRVNSLLVGLQLRRMVQLLPGGMAKRIEREHVLRR
- a CDS encoding Gfo/Idh/MocA family oxidoreductase, whose product is MTPSFREPIRIGIVGLGRAGWGMHCLELDNYPGLFRIAAVCDPLKDRRDLAVARYPNCRAYRRFEDLLLDGDVELVDIATRSEDHVAHAVKALKTGRWVNLESPISLDADQALVLRAASIRAGNRLFARLNRRFEPVFIHVCEIIASGLLGDIHTIRLRRGAYSRRDDWQTVQRCGGGQLLGEGPHLIDQALQMLGSAPVRMWSDLKRVSAMGDAEDTVSIIMRNLAGLTVDLEISGGRVIPVPAYTVSGEKGELAATDTIITLKYLDSKHAAPRRRASVRTPPLGDFGSPDDLRWIEEEIPVAPQSPASPTLIWEHLANTIRLNKPYPVTLDQAVEVMRIITSVRKDSAFA